In Streptomyces sclerotialus, one genomic interval encodes:
- the hemQ gene encoding hydrogen peroxide-dependent heme synthase encodes MDDMTDATPGPAPEKTPNAGKKAKDLNEVIRYTLWSVFKLRAALPEDRSGYAEEVDELFEQLAAKDVVVRGTYDVSGLRADADVMIWWHSESSDALQEAYNLFRRTKLGRALEPVWSNMALHRPAEFNKSHIPAFLADEQARDYVSVYPFVRSYDWYLLPDEDRRRMLADHGKMARGFPDVRANTVPSFSLGDYEWILAFEADELYRIVDLMRHLRGSEARLHVREEVPFYTGRRKPVSELVAGLA; translated from the coding sequence ATGGACGACATGACTGACGCCACCCCTGGGCCCGCGCCCGAGAAGACCCCGAACGCCGGCAAGAAGGCGAAGGACCTGAACGAGGTCATCCGCTACACCCTCTGGTCGGTGTTCAAGCTGCGTGCCGCCCTCCCGGAGGACCGCAGCGGCTACGCCGAAGAGGTCGACGAGCTGTTCGAGCAGCTCGCCGCCAAGGACGTCGTGGTCCGCGGCACGTACGACGTGTCCGGTCTGCGCGCCGACGCCGACGTGATGATCTGGTGGCACTCGGAGAGCTCGGACGCGCTCCAGGAGGCGTACAACCTCTTCCGCCGCACCAAGCTCGGCCGTGCCCTGGAGCCGGTCTGGTCGAACATGGCGCTGCACCGCCCCGCCGAGTTCAACAAGTCGCACATCCCGGCCTTCCTGGCCGACGAGCAGGCGCGTGACTACGTCAGCGTCTACCCGTTCGTGCGCTCGTACGACTGGTACCTCCTGCCCGACGAGGACCGCCGCCGGATGCTCGCGGACCACGGCAAGATGGCCCGCGGCTTCCCGGACGTGCGCGCCAACACCGTGCCGTCCTTCTCGCTCGGCGACTACGAGTGGATCCTCGCCTTCGAGGCCGACGAGCTGTACCGCATCGTCGACCTCATGCGTCACCTGCGCGGCTCCGAGGCGCGGCTGCACGTCCGCGAGGAGGTCCCGTTCTACACCGGCCGCCGCAAGCCGGTGTCGGAGCTGGTGGCCGGTCTGGCCTGA
- a CDS encoding alpha/beta hydrolase: protein MKAVALFGTIGSLVLGSLAAAPAAGLPAAAPAPAPAPAPAPTPAKISWGRCPAVEHLPSGVQCGKVRVPLDYAHPEGKKIDLTVSRRRATGPEKERQGALLYNPGGPGGSAMAFPLYAELPEWRRTARAYDFVGYAPRGVGRSAPLSCEDPKKAAAEAPSDNPVHPSERFKQRKIKEAREYAEGCARRAGAALKHYDTLNNARDLEMLRAALGEKKLTFMGASYGTYLGAVYATLYPGHVRRMVFDSVVNPDPDKVWYRNNLEQNIAFERRWKDWRTWVAKHHKTYRLGTTAEAVGRSYDRAAAQLRRKPAGGKVGPAELQSAFLTAGYSDHYWPIRAAALAKYLKGDPKPLIAQAAPDPADAVSDENGDAVYAAVECNDAAWPRDWATWDRDNTMVAQIAPFETWDNAWLNLPCAFWPRSAQEEHRRPLDVRTVPGALPPVLLLAAERDGATPYAGALELRRRLAGSKLVTERDAGTHGIAFSKNDCVNKYTEDYLLTGRVPADDASCAPHAEPEPGEK from the coding sequence GTGAAGGCAGTAGCGTTGTTCGGCACCATCGGGTCACTGGTTCTGGGCAGCCTGGCAGCCGCTCCGGCGGCCGGGCTCCCCGCAGCCGCGCCAGCTCCTGCACCCGCACCCGCACCCGCCCCCACGCCCGCGAAGATCTCCTGGGGCCGCTGCCCCGCCGTGGAGCACCTGCCGTCCGGCGTGCAGTGCGGCAAGGTCCGCGTACCCCTGGACTACGCACACCCCGAGGGCAAGAAGATCGACCTCACGGTCAGCAGGCGGCGCGCCACCGGCCCCGAGAAGGAGCGGCAGGGCGCGCTCCTGTACAACCCCGGCGGCCCCGGGGGCAGCGCGATGGCCTTCCCCCTGTACGCCGAGCTGCCCGAGTGGCGCCGCACGGCCAGGGCGTACGACTTCGTGGGCTACGCGCCGCGCGGGGTGGGCCGGTCGGCCCCGCTGTCCTGCGAGGACCCGAAGAAGGCGGCCGCCGAGGCGCCCTCGGACAACCCGGTGCATCCCTCGGAGCGCTTCAAGCAGCGGAAGATCAAGGAGGCGCGCGAGTACGCCGAGGGCTGCGCGCGCCGGGCCGGGGCGGCACTGAAGCACTACGACACGCTGAACAACGCGCGTGACCTCGAGATGCTGCGGGCCGCACTGGGCGAGAAGAAGCTCACCTTCATGGGCGCGTCGTACGGCACCTACCTGGGAGCGGTGTACGCGACGCTCTACCCGGGGCACGTGCGCCGCATGGTCTTCGACAGCGTCGTGAACCCGGACCCGGACAAGGTCTGGTACCGCAACAACCTCGAACAGAACATCGCATTCGAGAGGCGCTGGAAGGACTGGCGCACCTGGGTGGCCAAGCACCACAAGACCTACCGCCTCGGGACGACGGCGGAGGCGGTCGGCCGGTCGTACGACCGGGCGGCCGCACAGCTGCGGCGCAAGCCGGCGGGCGGCAAGGTCGGCCCGGCGGAACTCCAGTCCGCCTTCCTGACGGCCGGGTACAGCGACCACTACTGGCCCATCCGGGCGGCGGCGCTGGCCAAGTACCTCAAGGGCGACCCGAAGCCGCTGATCGCGCAGGCGGCGCCGGACCCGGCGGACGCGGTGTCGGACGAGAACGGCGACGCGGTCTACGCGGCCGTGGAGTGCAACGACGCCGCCTGGCCGCGGGACTGGGCCACGTGGGACCGCGACAACACCATGGTGGCGCAGATCGCGCCCTTCGAGACGTGGGACAACGCCTGGCTGAACCTGCCCTGCGCCTTCTGGCCGCGCTCCGCGCAGGAAGAGCACCGGCGCCCGCTGGACGTCCGTACGGTCCCCGGGGCGCTGCCCCCCGTACTGCTGCTGGCGGCGGAGCGGGACGGCGCCACGCCGTACGCGGGCGCGCTGGAGCTGCGCCGGCGGCTGGCGGGGTCGAAGCTGGTCACCGAGCGCGACGCGGGCACGCACGGCATCGCCTTCAGCAAGAACGACTGCGTGAACAAGTACACCGAGGACTACCTGCTCACCGGGCGGGTCCCGGCGGACGACGCGTCCTGCGCGCCGCACGCGGAGCCCGAGCCCGGTGAGAAGTGA
- a CDS encoding TIGR04222 domain-containing membrane protein — translation MSFAQLVYLAVAASSVVLIAGTVHTRRATPSPRTVLVDVPSHDLWENAFLAGGPGRVADAAIAGMHGDGRLVIGGPGTVTARRPAVSHDPVESAVLEALARTPGGSLARLRPTVMRSAAVQQIGDRLADRGLLRRPEAGRPWRQLARLQIGACMGVFFLGIFQSVTGALDDGAPQYPQNLPFVLKVTPAVFAGIFIGTLCRNAVRRRITKTGKRALKRFRTANRAAAAGPAGRPAALAVAVGGAALLTDQVLREYLLEAQRAAAGTAAAAAVASSGTGAGTGWSAAGDTGGMWCGSSGGGTGCGGSSCGGSASGSGTGGSSCGGGSSSGGSSCGGSSG, via the coding sequence TTGTCCTTCGCGCAGTTGGTGTACCTGGCCGTCGCCGCCTCCTCAGTGGTGCTCATCGCCGGTACGGTCCACACCCGCCGCGCCACGCCGTCCCCCCGGACGGTGCTCGTCGACGTGCCCTCGCACGACCTCTGGGAGAACGCCTTTCTCGCCGGCGGTCCCGGCCGGGTCGCCGACGCGGCGATCGCCGGGATGCATGGCGACGGCAGGCTGGTGATCGGCGGCCCCGGCACGGTCACCGCGCGCCGCCCGGCCGTCTCGCACGACCCGGTCGAGTCCGCGGTCCTGGAAGCGCTCGCGCGGACGCCGGGCGGCTCACTGGCGCGGCTGCGCCCCACGGTCATGCGCAGCGCGGCCGTCCAGCAGATCGGCGACCGGCTGGCGGACCGCGGTCTGCTGCGCCGCCCGGAGGCCGGCCGGCCGTGGCGGCAGCTGGCCCGGCTGCAGATCGGCGCGTGCATGGGCGTCTTCTTCCTCGGCATCTTCCAGTCGGTGACCGGCGCGCTGGACGACGGTGCTCCGCAGTACCCGCAGAACCTGCCGTTCGTGCTCAAGGTGACGCCCGCGGTATTCGCCGGGATCTTCATCGGCACGCTGTGCCGGAATGCCGTACGCCGCCGCATCACGAAGACCGGGAAGCGCGCCCTGAAGCGCTTCCGCACCGCGAACAGGGCGGCCGCCGCCGGCCCGGCGGGCCGGCCCGCCGCGCTCGCCGTGGCCGTCGGGGGTGCGGCGCTGCTGACGGACCAGGTGCTGCGCGAGTACCTGCTGGAGGCACAGCGGGCCGCTGCAGGGACCGCGGCCGCCGCCGCGGTGGCCTCGTCCGGAACAGGGGCGGGAACGGGCTGGAGCGCCGCGGGAGACACCGGCGGGATGTGGTGCGGCTCCTCCGGGGGCGGTACGGGCTGCGGCGGCTCTTCGTGCGGCGGCTCCGCCTCGGGCAGCGGGACGGGCGGCTCCTCGTGCGGCGGCGGCTCCTCCTCCGGTGGCTCGTCCTGCGGGGGCTCCAGCGGCTGA
- a CDS encoding NUDIX hydrolase, whose translation MSTLKEADLADPSRLEAALRANLAAFARREVPVPEGVRSAAVCLTVVPFRDEPHVLVIKRAPRGRNAGQWALPGGRLDEAETAETAALRELAEETAVEAGPGEVAGLLDDFRTDSGFVITPLVVIPRGPVRPRPDPKEVQSLHHVPLRRLMKPDLPRWATAPDGGPLLQMPLRPGMVIHAPTGALLWQFREVALLGRATRVDMVTQPEFTRR comes from the coding sequence ATGTCGACGTTGAAGGAAGCGGACCTCGCGGATCCGTCCCGGCTCGAAGCCGCGCTGCGCGCCAACCTGGCGGCGTTCGCGCGGCGCGAGGTGCCCGTACCGGAGGGCGTACGCAGCGCCGCCGTCTGCCTCACCGTGGTCCCGTTCCGCGACGAACCACACGTCCTGGTCATCAAGCGGGCGCCACGCGGCCGCAACGCCGGACAGTGGGCACTCCCGGGCGGCCGCCTGGACGAGGCGGAGACGGCGGAGACGGCTGCGCTGCGGGAACTGGCCGAGGAGACCGCCGTCGAGGCCGGCCCCGGGGAGGTCGCCGGGCTGCTGGACGACTTCCGTACCGACTCCGGGTTCGTCATCACGCCGCTGGTCGTGATCCCCCGCGGACCCGTACGGCCGCGGCCCGACCCGAAGGAGGTCCAGTCGCTGCACCACGTACCGCTGCGGCGGCTGATGAAGCCGGACCTGCCGCGGTGGGCCACGGCTCCGGACGGCGGACCGCTGCTCCAGATGCCGCTGCGCCCGGGGATGGTGATCCACGCGCCGACCGGTGCGCTGCTGTGGCAGTTCCGGGAGGTGGCCCTTCTCGGGCGCGCGACCCGGGTCGACATGGTGACCCAGCCGGAGTTCACCCGGCGGTGA
- a CDS encoding nuclease-related domain-containing protein: MKLTPDDPDRLFLPPDDDLAPNRPGEILRTFLAEHPLDGPALLGARLLGRRPVQDDWRRRLAAESAVGAELERLGRGGWHVLHSLPLPPGSEISHLLIGPGGVFCLATEPVRGARVRADATDVRPGRGRRPQPYVRRARQRAVRATYALSRGCGFPVSVRPVLVLVGPRHVERLPEPQEADAATEPEVRLVAGAQAVMALGALGGVLAPATVERIHTVARNRRTWNGL; encoded by the coding sequence GTGAAGCTGACACCGGACGACCCCGACCGGCTCTTCCTCCCTCCGGACGACGACCTCGCGCCGAACCGTCCGGGCGAGATCCTGCGCACCTTCCTCGCCGAACACCCCTTGGACGGCCCCGCGCTCCTCGGCGCCCGGTTGCTCGGCCGCCGCCCCGTGCAGGACGACTGGCGGCGCCGGCTTGCCGCGGAGAGCGCGGTGGGCGCGGAGCTGGAGCGGCTGGGCCGCGGCGGCTGGCACGTGCTGCACTCCCTGCCGCTGCCGCCCGGCAGCGAGATCAGCCATCTCCTCATCGGGCCGGGCGGCGTCTTCTGCCTCGCCACGGAGCCGGTACGCGGCGCGCGCGTACGGGCCGACGCCACCGACGTGCGCCCGGGGCGCGGCAGGCGCCCGCAGCCGTACGTGCGCAGGGCCCGTCAGCGTGCCGTGCGCGCGACGTACGCGCTGTCCCGCGGCTGCGGCTTCCCGGTGTCCGTCCGCCCCGTGCTCGTCCTCGTAGGCCCCCGCCACGTCGAACGGCTGCCGGAGCCGCAGGAGGCGGACGCGGCCACCGAGCCGGAGGTACGCCTCGTGGCCGGCGCGCAGGCGGTCATGGCGCTCGGCGCGCTCGGCGGCGTCCTGGCCCCCGCGACCGTCGAGCGGATCCACACGGTGGCCCGCAACCGACGCACGTGGAACGGGCTGTGA
- a CDS encoding peptidyl-tRNA hydrolase: MSNTETTVSSTSTPGTPDAPDTPAGADGGTPSAAPRRAETDRDAAPQFVLPLVVRLEKTAPPARTDALETAARAVLTLLSDARAQGAGEWAAAVRDWQDARIRKVVRRARGAEWRRAEALPGITVSGGSAEVRVFPPVPLDGWPKELARLQVSGTELDGPEPPAAPGPDGPVLWLSPELEMSAGKAMAQAGHGAQLAWWELSGAERDAWRAAGFPLSVRTADPDHWADLTRSGLPVVRDAGFTEIAPGSCTVVADHPALR, translated from the coding sequence GTGAGCAACACCGAGACCACCGTGAGCAGCACCAGCACCCCGGGCACCCCGGACGCGCCGGACACCCCCGCAGGGGCGGACGGCGGGACGCCGTCCGCCGCTCCGCGCCGTGCGGAGACCGACCGCGACGCGGCGCCGCAGTTCGTGCTGCCGCTGGTCGTCCGCCTGGAGAAGACCGCACCGCCGGCGCGTACGGACGCGCTGGAGACGGCCGCGCGTGCGGTGCTGACACTGCTCTCGGACGCGCGTGCGCAGGGTGCGGGCGAGTGGGCCGCTGCCGTACGGGACTGGCAGGACGCCCGCATCCGCAAGGTCGTGCGCCGGGCACGGGGCGCCGAGTGGCGCCGCGCCGAGGCACTGCCCGGCATCACGGTCAGCGGCGGCTCCGCCGAGGTGCGCGTCTTCCCGCCGGTGCCGCTGGACGGCTGGCCCAAGGAGCTGGCCAGGCTCCAGGTCTCCGGGACGGAGCTGGACGGCCCGGAGCCGCCGGCCGCGCCCGGTCCGGACGGTCCGGTGCTGTGGCTGAGCCCGGAGCTGGAGATGTCGGCGGGCAAGGCGATGGCCCAGGCGGGCCACGGTGCGCAGCTCGCCTGGTGGGAGCTGTCCGGGGCCGAGCGGGACGCCTGGCGGGCGGCGGGCTTCCCGCTGTCCGTGCGGACGGCGGATCCGGACCACTGGGCGGACCTGACCCGCAGCGGCCTCCCCGTCGTCCGCGACGCGGGCTTCACGGAGATCGCTCCCGGTTCCTGCACGGTCGTCGCCGACCACCCGGCGCTGCGGTAG
- a CDS encoding AIM24 family protein, protein MQSELFSSENLVTPATAPGMTLQNAKSIKYAVDGECYARQGSMVAFRGNLQFEKQGQGVGKFLKRAVTGEGLALMAVRGQGEVWFAHEAQNCFIVDLAPGDSITLNGRNVLCFDATLSYEIKVVKGAGMTGGGLFNSVFTGHGQLGVMCEGNPIVIPVSPQLPVFVDTDAVVGWSAALNTSLHRSQSVGSMIRGGSGEAVQLRLDGEGFVIVRPSEAKPAQASNG, encoded by the coding sequence ATGCAGAGCGAACTCTTCTCGTCCGAGAACTTGGTCACGCCGGCCACCGCCCCCGGTATGACGCTGCAGAACGCCAAGTCGATCAAGTACGCGGTGGACGGCGAGTGCTACGCGCGCCAGGGCTCCATGGTGGCCTTCCGCGGCAACCTCCAGTTCGAGAAGCAGGGCCAGGGGGTCGGCAAGTTCCTCAAGCGCGCGGTCACCGGCGAGGGGCTGGCCCTGATGGCCGTGCGCGGCCAGGGGGAGGTGTGGTTCGCCCACGAGGCGCAGAACTGCTTCATCGTCGACCTCGCCCCCGGTGACAGCATCACCCTCAACGGCCGCAACGTCCTGTGCTTCGACGCCACCCTGTCCTACGAGATAAAGGTCGTGAAGGGCGCCGGGATGACCGGCGGCGGGCTCTTCAACTCCGTGTTCACCGGCCACGGCCAGCTCGGCGTGATGTGCGAGGGCAACCCGATCGTCATCCCCGTCAGCCCGCAGCTGCCGGTCTTCGTCGACACCGACGCGGTGGTCGGCTGGAGCGCGGCCCTGAACACCTCGCTGCACCGCTCGCAGAGCGTCGGGTCGATGATCCGCGGCGGCTCGGGCGAGGCCGTGCAGCTGCGCCTGGACGGCGAGGGGTTCGTGATCGTACGTCCGAGTGAGGCCAAGCCCGCCCAGGCCTCGAACGGCTGA
- a CDS encoding ATP-binding cassette domain-containing protein produces MRLHKVGRRYGLRGPWVLRGIDLEVARASLLRFEGANGSGKSTLLRLLAGIDAPTTGRVTGRPRTAYVPERFPAALPFTALGYLSHLGRVHGLRGAAPARRATEWLERFGAAGHARTPLDELSKGTSQKVAVAQALLAEPELLVLDEAWTGLDRAARGTLDRAVAERVAAGGTVVFVDHDPARLAGAADACYRVVDTGLLRQDASPYAPDAAPGPRVTVEAQGPPGAVPPPGLPGAPVTAPGPDGTTRLTVPAAHSDTLLHALLTARPPWHIHAVTPEEARPDRTAPRPDSL; encoded by the coding sequence ATGAGGCTGCACAAGGTGGGGCGGCGCTACGGACTGCGCGGCCCCTGGGTGCTGCGCGGCATCGACCTGGAGGTGGCACGCGCGTCGCTGCTGCGCTTCGAGGGGGCGAACGGCAGCGGCAAGTCCACGCTGCTGCGCCTGCTCGCGGGGATCGACGCGCCGACCACGGGTCGCGTCACGGGGCGCCCTCGCACCGCGTACGTACCGGAGCGCTTCCCCGCCGCGCTGCCCTTCACCGCTCTCGGATACCTCAGCCACCTCGGCCGCGTCCACGGGCTGCGGGGTGCCGCGCCGGCCCGCAGGGCCACGGAATGGCTGGAGCGCTTCGGCGCGGCGGGACACGCCCGTACGCCGCTCGACGAGCTCTCCAAGGGCACCAGCCAGAAGGTGGCCGTCGCCCAGGCGCTGCTCGCCGAGCCCGAGCTGCTCGTCCTGGACGAGGCGTGGACCGGCCTGGACCGCGCCGCGCGCGGCACGCTCGACCGCGCGGTGGCCGAGCGCGTCGCGGCGGGCGGCACCGTCGTGTTCGTCGACCACGATCCGGCCCGGCTGGCCGGTGCGGCGGACGCCTGCTACCGGGTCGTGGACACCGGCCTGCTGCGGCAGGACGCGTCCCCGTACGCGCCGGACGCCGCTCCGGGGCCGCGCGTCACCGTGGAGGCGCAGGGCCCGCCCGGTGCGGTCCCGCCGCCCGGCCTTCCAGGGGCGCCGGTCACCGCACCCGGTCCGGACGGTACGACCCGGCTCACCGTGCCCGCCGCGCACTCCGACACCCTGCTGCACGCGCTGCTCACGGCCCGCCCGCCCTGGCACATCCACGCCGTGACCCCCGAAGAAGCCCGTCCCGACAGGACCGCACCGAGGCCGGATTCCCTGTGA
- a CDS encoding alkaline phosphatase PhoX, whose protein sequence is MSATRRQILARTGAVGAGIVFSGAVQEIFAGTASAQPMGRNGYGPLAPDPDGLLDLPKGFRYKVLSKEGDPLLSGEGRIPSNCDGMAAFRGRRGHTHLVRNHENRRRSRAAVPTVPGLTYDPVGEGGCTAIEVDAHQHVVSERVAIAGTSTNCAGGPTPWNTWLTCEETEFKAGEEGYTKDHGFIFEVDPYDPRRTGAVPLTDMGRFQHEAIAVDPRDGTVYETEDAFEKPFGLFYRFHPNKPMGGIGSLRAGGRLQAMRVPGVRDLSAIQETGATFDRIEWVDVPDPLAKQTAIRFQDFGRKGITHAQKLEGCYWGGSCVYFVSSFAHRDEGSAADHYGQVWKYDPKARRLTLVVVFGPDSDLQLPGESPDNICLAPSGGLMVCEDGDGAQHVFGVSRKGAVYPMARGRQNIGTPEKPEWGEFAGVTFAPDGRTMYVNCYTPGTTFAVTGPF, encoded by the coding sequence ATGTCCGCAACACGACGTCAGATCCTCGCGAGAACCGGCGCGGTGGGAGCGGGGATCGTCTTCTCCGGCGCCGTCCAGGAGATCTTCGCCGGCACCGCCAGCGCCCAGCCGATGGGCCGGAACGGCTACGGACCGCTGGCCCCCGATCCGGACGGTCTGCTCGACCTCCCCAAGGGCTTCCGCTACAAGGTGCTTTCGAAGGAGGGCGACCCGCTGCTCTCAGGAGAGGGCAGGATACCAAGCAACTGTGACGGCATGGCGGCCTTCCGCGGCCGCCGGGGCCACACCCACCTCGTGCGGAACCACGAGAACCGCCGCAGGTCCCGTGCCGCCGTGCCCACCGTGCCCGGCCTCACGTACGACCCGGTGGGCGAGGGCGGCTGTACGGCCATCGAGGTCGACGCGCACCAGCACGTGGTCTCCGAACGGGTCGCCATAGCCGGCACCTCCACCAACTGCGCGGGCGGCCCCACCCCTTGGAACACCTGGTTGACCTGCGAGGAGACCGAGTTCAAGGCGGGCGAGGAGGGGTACACCAAGGACCACGGCTTCATATTCGAGGTCGACCCGTACGACCCGCGCCGCACCGGGGCCGTTCCGCTCACGGACATGGGGCGCTTCCAGCACGAGGCGATCGCGGTCGACCCGCGGGACGGCACGGTCTACGAGACCGAGGACGCCTTCGAGAAGCCCTTCGGGCTCTTCTACCGCTTCCACCCGAACAAGCCGATGGGCGGCATCGGTTCGCTGCGCGCGGGCGGGCGGCTGCAGGCGATGCGCGTCCCCGGGGTACGGGACCTCTCCGCCATCCAGGAGACGGGCGCGACGTTCGACCGCATCGAATGGGTGGACGTCCCGGACCCGCTGGCGAAGCAGACCGCCATCCGCTTCCAGGACTTCGGGCGCAAGGGCATCACGCACGCCCAGAAGCTGGAGGGCTGCTACTGGGGCGGCTCCTGCGTGTACTTCGTGTCCAGCTTCGCGCACCGGGACGAGGGCTCCGCCGCCGACCACTACGGGCAGGTGTGGAAGTACGACCCGAAGGCGCGGCGGCTGACACTCGTGGTCGTCTTCGGGCCCGACTCGGACCTCCAGCTGCCCGGCGAGTCCCCCGACAACATCTGCCTGGCGCCCAGCGGCGGCCTGATGGTGTGCGAGGACGGCGACGGCGCGCAGCACGTCTTCGGTGTGTCGCGGAAGGGCGCGGTGTACCCGATGGCGCGCGGCCGGCAGAACATCGGGACGCCGGAGAAGCCGGAGTGGGGCGAGTTCGCCGGCGTCACCTTCGCGCCGGACGGACGCACGATGTACGTGAACTGCTACACGCCGGGCACCACGTTCGCGGTGACCGGGCCGTTCTGA
- the zapE gene encoding cell division protein ZapE: MSPSNPSSPSQPAPISGPAAAGAPDDAAPAALTARAPHVPADRLVAEMVPPPRFQSARFETYIPDPAQPSQAEAVQVLSSFAASIGGPASPSGGRRRWFSKKPEAPKGPRGVYLDGGYGVGKTHLLASLWHATPAAPELKAFGTFVELTNLVGALGFQETVRTLSGHRLLCIDEFELDDPGDTVLVSSLLAKLVEHGVALAATSNTLPGKLGEGRFAAADFLREIQGLSAHFRPLRIDGEDYRHRGLPEAPAPFDEQTVTRVAYATPGASLDGFPALLDHLSKVHPSRYGAMCDGIRAVCLTDVQAVPDQSTALRLVVLADRLYDREVPVLASGKPFDELFSEDMLKGGYRKKYFRAISRLTALARDAKQLTEK, from the coding sequence GTGTCGCCTTCGAACCCCTCGTCGCCCTCGCAGCCCGCTCCGATATCCGGTCCGGCCGCCGCCGGCGCCCCGGACGACGCGGCCCCGGCCGCGCTGACCGCGCGCGCCCCGCACGTCCCCGCCGACCGGCTGGTCGCGGAGATGGTGCCGCCGCCGCGCTTCCAGAGCGCGCGCTTCGAGACGTACATCCCGGACCCGGCACAGCCCAGCCAGGCCGAGGCGGTACAGGTGCTCAGCTCCTTCGCGGCGAGCATCGGGGGCCCGGCGAGCCCTTCGGGGGGCAGGCGCCGCTGGTTCTCGAAGAAGCCCGAGGCGCCCAAGGGGCCGCGCGGCGTCTACTTGGACGGCGGTTACGGCGTCGGCAAGACCCACCTGCTGGCCTCCCTGTGGCACGCCACGCCGGCCGCCCCGGAACTCAAGGCGTTCGGCACCTTCGTGGAGCTGACCAACCTGGTCGGCGCGCTCGGCTTCCAGGAGACGGTCCGCACCCTCAGCGGCCACCGCCTGCTGTGCATCGACGAGTTCGAGCTGGACGACCCCGGCGACACCGTGCTGGTCTCCTCCCTGCTGGCCAAGCTGGTCGAGCACGGCGTGGCACTGGCCGCCACCTCCAACACCCTTCCGGGCAAGCTCGGCGAGGGCCGTTTCGCCGCCGCCGACTTCCTGCGCGAGATCCAGGGCCTGAGCGCGCACTTCCGGCCGCTGCGCATCGACGGCGAGGACTACCGCCACCGCGGCCTGCCCGAGGCGCCCGCGCCGTTCGACGAGCAGACCGTCACCCGGGTCGCGTACGCCACGCCCGGCGCCTCGCTCGACGGCTTCCCCGCGCTGCTGGACCATCTCTCGAAGGTGCACCCGAGCCGGTACGGCGCGATGTGCGACGGCATTCGGGCGGTGTGCCTCACCGACGTGCAGGCGGTGCCGGACCAGTCCACGGCGCTGCGGCTGGTCGTGCTGGCCGACCGGCTCTACGACCGCGAGGTGCCGGTGCTGGCGTCCGGCAAGCCGTTCGACGAGCTGTTCAGCGAGGACATGCTCAAGGGCGGCTACCGCAAGAAGTACTTCCGCGCGATCTCGCGTCTGACGGCACTGGCACGCGACGCGAAGCAACTGACGGAGAAGTGA
- a CDS encoding pyrimidine reductase family protein has translation MRRLFPSPTQSAPSGTVPPEGTADVVGCSPPNGYRGWMEDREWTLDELAEAYAYPEPAEAAHTEAAHGWLRANMVSSVDGAAHHEGRSQPLSSDADMRIFGVLRGLADAVVVGAETVRKEGYRPAKAREAFAARRAAAGQGPAPAIAVVTASLDLDFSLPLFTRPLVPTVVLTGAAADEDRVRAARAAGAEVVFVGEGATVDPARVTGALAGRGYTRLLTEGGPRLLGQFAAAGALDELCLSLAPLVAAGDAPRIMNAPGLAVPERFRLASVLEDDGFLFTRYCRP, from the coding sequence ATGCGACGTCTGTTCCCTTCTCCGACCCAGTCCGCGCCGTCCGGAACCGTACCGCCCGAAGGAACCGCCGACGTGGTGGGATGCTCGCCGCCGAACGGGTACCGGGGGTGGATGGAAGACCGGGAGTGGACGCTGGACGAGCTGGCGGAGGCCTATGCGTATCCGGAGCCCGCGGAGGCTGCGCACACGGAGGCGGCACACGGATGGCTGCGCGCCAACATGGTGTCCTCCGTGGACGGCGCCGCGCATCACGAAGGCCGCTCGCAGCCGCTCTCCAGCGACGCCGACATGCGGATCTTCGGGGTGCTGCGGGGGCTGGCCGACGCGGTGGTGGTCGGCGCCGAGACGGTGCGCAAGGAGGGCTACCGGCCGGCCAAGGCGCGTGAGGCCTTCGCCGCCCGGCGGGCCGCGGCCGGGCAGGGACCGGCCCCGGCGATCGCCGTGGTGACCGCCAGCCTGGACCTGGACTTCTCGCTGCCGCTGTTCACGCGGCCGCTCGTGCCCACGGTGGTGCTCACCGGCGCGGCAGCCGACGAGGACCGCGTACGGGCCGCGCGTGCGGCCGGTGCGGAGGTGGTCTTCGTCGGGGAAGGAGCGACCGTGGACCCGGCGCGGGTCACCGGCGCGCTCGCCGGCCGGGGGTACACCCGGCTGCTGACGGAGGGCGGGCCGCGGCTGCTCGGCCAGTTCGCCGCGGCGGGCGCGCTGGACGAGCTGTGCCTGTCGCTGGCGCCGCTGGTGGCGGCGGGGGACGCGCCGCGGATCATGAACGCGCCCGGCCTGGCGGTCCCGGAACGGTTCCGGCTGGCGTCCGTGCTGGAGGACGACGGGTTCCTGTTCACCCGGTACTGCCGGCCGTGA